In Bartonella machadoae, a single genomic region encodes these proteins:
- a CDS encoding Bgr_08870 family protein: MTKSKKLAMELPKEGRFISSEFPILRENLTKIDQAIMEVEEKLDEKAPAKHTHSIGDVTDLEAALKGKMAADKTFTLTDLGDIEGAKDAANNYVLYKASNNHFTFGSAVSLLGAHQHKIEDIVGLDAFRAKINEDLTSYGRLAQANEWQNYNKFTSKVTIGDSLELSGNSSLNLIQNGRVVTSLTATGSKLKGPLKVDGEAVYTKSEIDKLVASLNKKPVEILMTESGTIPFPEGMTDNTEIEVCAWGGGGGGGGDGGNNNNGGGGGGGAQYARVKIKGADLKKAKTVQIGRGGKGGRSNGNHGGYTIIKGIICAGGGGYGGGNDNTPGGYYNAYGSLGNGGKGGLGGIGGGTWKKSDAAMKNESFIFSGGLGGAGGNNSDINGDNGGNSIYGGGGGGGGGKKNGKGGYGGNNGGGNGGDYGANGGGGGGGYFRGKDGSKIGGDGGDGAILLRFFI; the protein is encoded by the coding sequence ATGACAAAAAGCAAAAAGCTTGCAATGGAATTGCCTAAAGAAGGGCGTTTTATCAGTTCTGAATTCCCTATTTTGCGTGAGAACTTGACAAAAATTGATCAAGCCATCATGGAAGTTGAGGAAAAGCTAGATGAAAAAGCCCCTGCAAAACACACGCATAGCATAGGGGATGTTACAGATCTTGAAGCAGCCCTCAAAGGCAAAATGGCAGCAGATAAAACCTTCACTTTAACCGATTTGGGCGATATCGAGGGCGCTAAGGACGCTGCTAACAATTATGTTCTCTATAAAGCAAGCAACAATCATTTTACCTTTGGCAGTGCTGTCTCCCTTCTTGGAGCGCACCAACACAAAATTGAAGATATTGTCGGTCTTGATGCGTTTAGAGCTAAGATTAATGAAGATCTGACAAGCTATGGGCGCTTAGCGCAAGCCAATGAATGGCAAAATTACAATAAGTTTACCAGCAAAGTCACCATTGGTGATAGCTTAGAGCTTTCGGGAAACTCGTCCTTGAACCTCATCCAAAATGGTAGAGTTGTGACAAGTTTAACTGCAACGGGAAGCAAGCTCAAAGGACCACTCAAAGTTGATGGTGAAGCTGTTTATACGAAAAGTGAAATAGATAAATTGGTGGCTTCATTGAACAAAAAACCTGTCGAAATCCTCATGACAGAAAGCGGCACTATCCCGTTTCCTGAAGGTATGACCGATAACACAGAAATTGAAGTATGTGCTTGGGGTGGCGGTGGAGGCGGCGGAGGTGATGGTGGAAATAATAATAACGGTGGAGGTGGTGGTGGAGGTGCTCAATATGCACGTGTTAAAATTAAGGGAGCCGATCTAAAAAAAGCGAAAACAGTTCAAATTGGTAGGGGAGGAAAAGGTGGCAGAAGCAACGGAAATCATGGTGGATACACAATTATTAAAGGAATTATTTGTGCTGGTGGTGGTGGTTATGGTGGTGGCAATGACAACACCCCTGGTGGCTATTATAATGCCTATGGCTCTCTCGGCAATGGTGGCAAAGGCGGGTTAGGCGGTATAGGCGGTGGCACTTGGAAAAAAAGCGATGCGGCTATGAAAAATGAAAGTTTTATTTTTTCTGGTGGATTAGGTGGTGCAGGCGGCAACAACTCCGATATCAATGGCGACAATGGTGGAAACAGTATTTATGGCGGCGGCGGTGGCGGCGGCGGTGGCAAAAAGAATGGCAAAGGCGGTTATGGTGGCAATAACGGGGGAGGTAATGGTGGTGATTACGGAGCTAACGGTGGTGGCGGTGGCGGTGGATATTTTCGTGGAAAGGATGGCAGTAAAATTGGCGGTGACGGTGGCGACGGAGCAATCTTATTGAGATTTTTTATATAG